The Miscanthus floridulus cultivar M001 chromosome 7, ASM1932011v1, whole genome shotgun sequence genome includes a region encoding these proteins:
- the LOC136462416 gene encoding amino acid transporter AVT1C-like, which yields MRSSVSERSLIIESDDDDRPQYQPSAAAGSRRRRRHEEGSGSGSDSESGSSSSSCATPRGHAQATASSYTQQWPQSYRQSINILSSVQSPNLSFLGTPTLSRLSNSFITNSFRGKTPEIISNLVKPLLRPTTSDDLQQRQHEERKSLQYLLPSRKPSLQQIPEDQKPVPVAHGVSPYHKCSYTQAVVNGINVLCGVGILSTPYAIKQGGWLGLVILCLFAILAWYTGVLLRRCLDSKEGLETYPDIGHAAFGTTGRIAISIILYVELYACCIEYLILEGDNLSKLFPNAHLTIGSLTVNSHVLFAILTTIIVMPTTWLRDLSCLSYLQSGGVIASILGVICLFWVGVVDNVGFENKGTALNLPGIPIAIGLYGYCYSGHGVFPNIYSSLKNRNQFPSILFTCIGLSTILFAGAAVMGYKMFGEATQSQFTLNLPENLVVSKIAVWTTVANPITKYALTITPLAMSLEELLPPNQQKYSNIVMLRSALVVSTLLIALSVPFFGLVMALVGSLLTMLVTYILPCACFLAILRRKVSWHQVAACSFIIVVGVCCACVGTYSSLSKIIQNYT from the exons ATGAGGAGCTCCGTGTCTGAGCGCAGCCTCATCATCGAGAGCGACGACGACGACCGTCCCCAATACCAGccatccgccgccgccggcagcagAAGACGCCGCCGCCACGAGGAGGGCTCCGGCTCAGGATCCGACTCCGAGTCcggctcctcctcgtcctcctgcgCCACCCCGCGCGGTCACGCACAGGCCACCGCCTCCTCCTACACCCAGCAATGGCCACAGAGCTACAG GCAATCCATCAACATTCTTAGTAGCGTGCAGTCACCAAATCTGAGCTTCTTGGGGACCCCAACTCTAAGCAGATTATCCAACTCTTTCATCACCAATTCTTTTCGGGGTAAAACCCCTGAAATCATCTCTAATCTTGTTAAGCCACTTCTTCGCCCCACTACAAGTGATGACCTTCAGCAGCGGCAGCATGAAGAAAGAAAGAGTTTGCAGTACCTTCTGCCTTCGAGAAAACCGTCTTTGCAACAGATTCCTGAGGATCAAAAGCCAGTGCCAGTTGCTCATGGGGTCTCTCCCTATCATAAATGCTCTTACACCCAGGCGGTTGTGAACG GAATAAATGTTCTATGTGGTGTGGGAATCTTATCAACGCCTTATGCCATCAAACAAGGGGGCTGGCTTGGACTGGTGATACTCTGTTTATTTGCAATTCTAGCATGGTATACTGGTGTGCTCCTGCGCCGTTGCCTGGACAGCAAGGAGGGCCTTGAGACATACCCAGATATTGGCCATGCTGCCTTCGGAACCACCGGTCGTATAGCCATCTCG ATAATACTGTATGTGGAACTATAT GCCTGTTGCATCGAGTATCTGATATTGGAAGGTGACAATTTATCAAAATTATTCCCCAATGCACACCTGACCATTGGGAGCTTGACAGTGAACTCCCATGTACTTTTCGCAATCTTGACTACCATCATAGTCATGCCGACCACTTGGCTCCGTGACCTTAGCTGCCTGAGCTACCTTCAG T CTGGAGGTGTCATTGCATCAATCCTTGGAGTAATCTGCCTATTCTGGGTAGGTGTTGTTGATAATGTTGGCTTTGAGAACAAAGGAACTGCGCTGAACCTCCCTGGAATCCCTATTGCAATTGGATTGTATGGTTATTGCTACTCAGGGCATGGGGTGTTTCCAAACATCTACTCTTCTCTGAAGAATCGTAATCAGTTCCCTTCAATCCTTTTTACTTG CATTGGGCTGTCTACCATTTTATTTGCTGGTGCAGCAGTGATGGGATACAAAATGTTTGGTGAAGCCACACAGTCTCAGTTCACACTGAACTTACCAGAGAATTTAGTGGTTTCAAAGATTGCAGTTTGGACCACG GTGGCAAATCCAATAACCAAATAT GCATTAACCATAACCCCACTGGCTATGAGTTTGGAGGAGTTGCTGCCACCAAATCAACAGAAGTACTCAAACATAGTCATGCTTAGATCAGCCTTGGTGGTGTCAACCCTCCTCATTGCTCTATCTGTACCCTTCTTTG GACTTGTGATGGCCTTGGTTGGTTCTTTACTCACGATGCTTGTG ACCTATATTCTACCTTGTGCGTGCTTTTTAGCAATCCTGAGGAGAAAAGTGAGCTGGCACCAG GTAGCAGCGTGCTCGTTCATCATCGTGGTCGGGGTTTGCTGCGCGTGTGTGGGGACATACTCATCTCTGTCAAAGATAATCCAGAACTACACATGA